The Agromyces marinus genome window below encodes:
- a CDS encoding helix-turn-helix domain-containing protein, whose translation MSYSEVVIVASSSTLVRAARRSRHLTQTRLAALTGIDQASVSHHERGRDAAFSTVDRLLAGAGHRLYAAPTRRDDVASAAVAIRDHLRAKDPDRALRALLQLNDDLTAEHGLVRGILALAEPEPTGDRVWDAAIAALVAWRLKQEQIPVPAWVDEPERALTEPTVFRVDPADPTPGPDDVPDEFAERGVLAWADTFASV comes from the coding sequence GTGTCATATTCGGAGGTGGTCATCGTGGCGAGTTCGTCGACGCTTGTGCGGGCCGCGCGTCGGAGTCGGCATCTCACCCAGACGCGGCTTGCGGCGCTGACTGGGATCGATCAGGCGAGCGTGTCGCATCATGAGCGGGGGAGGGATGCTGCGTTCAGTACCGTGGATCGGTTGCTGGCCGGCGCCGGGCATCGTTTGTATGCGGCGCCGACGCGTCGGGATGATGTTGCCAGCGCGGCGGTGGCGATCCGCGACCACCTTCGTGCGAAGGATCCGGATCGGGCTCTCCGCGCGCTGCTCCAGTTGAACGACGACCTCACCGCAGAGCATGGACTTGTCAGAGGCATCCTGGCCCTGGCTGAGCCGGAACCCACCGGGGACCGGGTCTGGGATGCGGCGATCGCGGCGCTTGTAGCGTGGAGGCTGAAGCAGGAACAGATCCCGGTGCCTGCTTGGGTGGACGAACCTGAACGTGCACTGACTGAGCCGACCGTGTTCAGGGTCGACCCCGCCGATCCTACGCCCGGGCCGGACGATGTCCCGGATGAGTTCGCTGAGCGTGGCGTCCTTGCCTGGGCCGACACGTTCGCGAGCGTGTGA
- a CDS encoding helix-turn-helix domain-containing protein: MLTTSELAEYLGVHVQAIYDLRSDGRGPVRRDVRHSGFKGVGRSALCAPRGFGTSGARRPVRVWGSTRMPA, translated from the coding sequence ATGTTGACCACGAGCGAGCTCGCCGAGTACCTCGGCGTGCACGTGCAGGCGATCTACGACCTGCGTTCCGACGGGCGCGGCCCGGTCCGTCGGGATGTGAGACATTCCGGGTTCAAGGGCGTAGGGCGCTCTGCGCTGTGCGCTCCACGAGGCTTCGGAACCAGCGGTGCCCGGCGTCCTGTTCGTGTGTGGGGCTCCACCAGAATGCCTGCTTGA
- a CDS encoding LysR family transcriptional regulator encodes MTNEPTASCDVSTEPGRTPLQLSSVDLNLVVPLQTLLEERSVSRAAERLFMSQPALSAALARLRRHFNDELLIRSGNRYELSPLGVELLESVINASNALSRVFAAQAEFRPHESTREFRLVCSDYVSTVFGAVLAREFSQAAPNAMLRMEHVQDAIVDGAPDSLREIDGLILPHGYLEHIGFIDLFSDRWRCLVAIETAATELTVEALGARPWATTYSGRTAIVAATRELHVLGVYPRTQVTTRSFLTLPDMVADTDRVAFVPASLVERFERRGDVLAVDCPISLPDIKQAFWWSPTHEQDAGHRWFRSLVERTAQSALRP; translated from the coding sequence ATGACGAACGAGCCGACCGCCTCGTGTGACGTGTCGACGGAGCCCGGTCGAACTCCCCTGCAGCTGAGCTCGGTCGACCTCAACCTCGTCGTGCCATTGCAGACGCTGCTCGAGGAGCGCAGCGTGAGCCGAGCGGCCGAGCGGCTGTTCATGAGCCAGCCCGCGCTGTCGGCCGCGCTCGCTCGTCTCCGCAGGCACTTCAATGACGAGCTGCTCATCCGCTCGGGCAACCGGTACGAGCTCAGCCCGCTCGGCGTCGAGCTGCTCGAGTCCGTGATCAACGCGAGCAACGCGCTCAGCCGCGTGTTCGCCGCCCAGGCCGAATTCCGGCCACATGAGAGCACGCGCGAGTTCCGCCTCGTCTGCTCCGACTACGTCTCGACCGTGTTCGGGGCCGTGCTCGCCCGCGAGTTCTCGCAGGCCGCACCGAACGCGATGCTCCGCATGGAGCACGTGCAGGACGCGATCGTGGACGGCGCCCCCGACTCGCTCCGGGAGATCGACGGGCTCATCCTCCCCCACGGCTATCTCGAGCACATCGGCTTCATCGACCTGTTCAGCGACCGCTGGCGGTGCCTCGTCGCCATCGAGACCGCCGCCACCGAGCTGACGGTCGAGGCGCTCGGCGCGCGGCCGTGGGCCACGACCTACAGTGGGCGCACCGCGATCGTCGCGGCCACGCGCGAACTGCACGTGCTCGGGGTCTACCCGCGTACGCAGGTGACGACGCGGAGCTTCCTGACATTGCCCGACATGGTGGCCGACACCGATCGGGTCGCCTTCGTGCCGGCCTCCCTGGTCGAGCGGTTCGAACGTCGCGGCGACGTCCTGGCCGTCGACTGCCCCATCTCCTTGCCGGATATCAAGCAGGCATTCTGGTGGAGCCCCACACACGAACAGGACGCCGGGCACCGCTGGTTCCGAAGCCTCGTGGAGCGCACAGCGCAGAGCGCCCTACGCCCTTGA
- a CDS encoding LacI family DNA-binding transcriptional regulator has protein sequence MSDAAPREEPASAGIKDVAALAGVSIATVSNALNHRERVAAPTLDRIDRAIGMLGYIPNGAARSLAAGRTRSFGLVLSDLGNSLFVDIARGAERAADERGLSIVLANSDGELEREDRYVELFAETRVRGVLLTLNDASHFRAIVGRHAHGQPLVMLNLHDDSGRYCTASIDNEAGGHLATAHLLETGRRRIVFVGGPDSLQPVDDRRRGFRRALAQAGLTPVDEVSPTWVNRADGWQVGRALAERVRAGEVDGIVAASDLLAAGIVQALSEHGAIPVPDQVGVIGYDNNQAAWDAPIPISTISQPGEELGFVGAHLLIDEVEQPGHEHRAIRLNPELIVRRSTER, from the coding sequence ATGTCAGACGCAGCGCCGCGCGAGGAGCCCGCCTCGGCCGGCATCAAGGATGTCGCCGCCCTCGCCGGCGTTTCGATCGCCACGGTCTCGAACGCCCTGAACCATCGCGAGCGCGTGGCGGCGCCGACCCTCGATCGCATAGACCGGGCCATCGGCATGCTCGGCTACATCCCGAACGGGGCCGCTCGCTCGCTCGCCGCCGGCCGCACGCGGTCGTTCGGGCTCGTCCTCTCCGACCTCGGCAACTCCCTGTTCGTCGACATCGCGCGCGGCGCCGAGCGCGCCGCCGACGAGCGGGGTCTGTCGATCGTGCTCGCCAACAGCGACGGCGAGCTCGAACGCGAGGACCGTTACGTGGAGCTCTTCGCCGAGACCCGCGTGCGCGGCGTGCTGCTCACCTTGAACGACGCGTCGCACTTCCGTGCGATCGTCGGTCGACACGCGCACGGCCAGCCGCTCGTGATGCTGAACCTCCACGACGACAGCGGCCGGTACTGCACGGCGTCGATCGACAACGAGGCTGGTGGGCACCTGGCGACCGCGCACCTGCTCGAGACGGGGCGGCGGCGGATCGTCTTCGTGGGCGGACCCGACTCGCTGCAACCGGTCGACGACCGTCGTCGCGGCTTCCGCCGCGCCCTCGCCCAGGCCGGACTCACCCCGGTCGACGAGGTCTCGCCGACCTGGGTCAACAGGGCGGACGGCTGGCAGGTCGGCCGAGCCCTCGCCGAGCGCGTGCGCGCGGGAGAGGTCGACGGCATCGTCGCGGCATCCGACCTCCTCGCCGCCGGCATCGTCCAGGCGCTCTCCGAGCACGGAGCGATCCCGGTTCCCGACCAGGTCGGCGTCATCGGCTACGACAACAACCAGGCGGCATGGGATGCCCCGATCCCGATTTCGACGATCAGCCAACCTGGTGAGGAACTCGGGTTCGTCGGCGCTCACCTGCTGATCGACGAAGTCGAGCAGCCCGGCCACGAACATCGGGCGATCCGCCTGAATCCCGAGCTGATCGTACGCCGGAGCACCGAGCGATAG
- a CDS encoding ABC transporter substrate-binding protein, with protein MTTARQRATKLAPLIATIGITALALTGCSAGSSNDGAATAPETFSYLSFAENTSIQDTLTALSTGECSAEHDALPLDITTQPQASYDQQLQLLAGQNALPVLFASGNTPQVAKDLNTGGKLVDVEQALADLNKSDAIIPAAKSTIDALYDGEQYVLPTEFNVEGIWFNKKLFADNSIEVPTTWDELVAAADALDAAGVIPFSADGQDGWPLTRLVGNYIFRDLGPDALQKVADGDAKLTDPEYVNAAAAVADLGARGYFGPSVTSIDYMTAVNQFLTGQAGMFYMGSWILANFNDPSQNQIGVENIGFMPFPSVEGGAGSADQLAANVGVPLALSNSSYSDDVATWLGCFADNFGSSSLENQGVITGFKVNTPVEDLPPLTQEVQTQIDATTQSVLWFEALFNAKAATTSQTNASQLVTGAISPDDFMKAVQADLGN; from the coding sequence GTGACCACAGCACGTCAGCGGGCGACGAAGCTCGCTCCGCTCATCGCCACGATCGGCATCACCGCACTCGCGTTGACCGGCTGCTCGGCCGGCAGCAGCAACGACGGCGCCGCCACCGCACCCGAGACGTTCAGCTATCTCTCGTTCGCCGAGAACACGTCCATCCAAGACACCCTCACTGCGCTCTCGACCGGCGAGTGCTCGGCCGAGCACGACGCCCTGCCGCTCGACATCACGACGCAGCCGCAGGCGAGCTACGACCAGCAGCTCCAGCTGCTCGCCGGCCAGAACGCCCTGCCGGTGCTCTTCGCGAGCGGCAACACGCCGCAGGTCGCGAAGGACCTCAACACGGGCGGCAAGCTCGTCGATGTCGAGCAGGCACTGGCCGACCTCAACAAGTCCGACGCGATCATCCCGGCCGCGAAGTCGACCATCGACGCCCTCTACGACGGCGAGCAGTACGTGCTGCCGACCGAGTTCAACGTCGAAGGCATCTGGTTCAACAAGAAGCTCTTCGCCGACAACAGCATCGAGGTGCCGACGACCTGGGACGAGCTCGTGGCCGCGGCGGACGCGCTCGACGCAGCAGGAGTCATCCCGTTCTCCGCCGACGGTCAGGACGGCTGGCCGCTCACGCGTCTCGTCGGCAACTACATCTTCCGCGACCTCGGGCCCGATGCGCTGCAGAAGGTGGCAGACGGCGACGCGAAGCTGACCGACCCCGAGTACGTGAATGCCGCAGCGGCCGTCGCCGACCTCGGTGCCAGGGGCTACTTCGGCCCGTCCGTGACGTCGATCGACTACATGACGGCTGTCAACCAGTTCCTCACCGGGCAGGCCGGCATGTTCTACATGGGCAGCTGGATCCTCGCGAACTTCAACGACCCCTCGCAGAACCAGATCGGCGTGGAGAACATCGGCTTCATGCCCTTCCCCTCGGTCGAGGGCGGCGCGGGATCGGCCGACCAGCTCGCTGCGAACGTGGGCGTGCCGCTCGCGCTGTCGAATTCGTCCTACTCCGACGACGTCGCGACGTGGCTCGGGTGTTTCGCCGACAACTTCGGCTCGAGCTCGCTGGAGAACCAGGGCGTCATCACCGGGTTCAAGGTGAACACGCCCGTCGAGGACCTGCCGCCGCTCACGCAGGAGGTCCAGACGCAGATCGACGCCACCACCCAGAGCGTGCTCTGGTTCGAGGCGCTGTTCAACGCCAAGGCCGCGACCACCAGCCAGACCAACGCGTCGCAGCTCGTCACCGGAGCGATCAGCCCCGATGACTTCATGAAGGCCGTCCAGGCAGACCTGGGCAACTAG
- a CDS encoding carbohydrate ABC transporter permease: MNRVLGDWRAVTVLLGPALLVYSLIMLVPIFWSLGYTVFEGNPIIGFTFVGWDNLLALFTDPKVADALMFTIKYALVLTVGQVLAGYGLSLLYVFWLKKASGLIRTLVFFPVVLPTVAVALLFQALFAIAPQIGPVNSLLNLMGLDSIDWFASGATAFWVIIIMDIWRSMGFYAVLLYAGLVDIPEELFESARIDGASGWRLVRHIVIPLSLPVLFSSIIFSINGTLKVFDSVLALTSGGPGNTTTPLTLYMYQTSFTYGEYGYGSSIALMLTILCLLVTIFIFRSSRRDLTKG, translated from the coding sequence GTGAATCGCGTACTTGGTGACTGGCGCGCCGTCACCGTGCTCCTCGGCCCGGCCCTCCTCGTCTACAGCCTCATCATGCTGGTGCCGATCTTCTGGTCGCTCGGCTACACCGTGTTCGAGGGCAACCCGATCATCGGCTTCACGTTCGTCGGGTGGGACAACCTCCTCGCGCTGTTCACCGACCCGAAGGTCGCCGACGCGCTGATGTTCACCATCAAGTACGCGCTCGTGCTCACCGTCGGCCAGGTGCTCGCCGGATACGGCCTCAGCCTGCTCTACGTGTTCTGGCTCAAGAAGGCGTCCGGACTCATCCGCACGCTCGTCTTCTTCCCGGTCGTGCTGCCGACGGTGGCCGTCGCACTGCTCTTCCAGGCACTCTTCGCGATCGCGCCGCAGATCGGCCCGGTCAACTCGCTCCTGAACCTCATGGGCCTCGACTCGATCGACTGGTTCGCCTCGGGCGCCACCGCATTCTGGGTCATCATCATCATGGACATCTGGCGCTCCATGGGCTTCTACGCTGTGCTCCTCTACGCGGGCCTCGTCGACATCCCCGAGGAACTCTTCGAATCCGCGCGCATCGACGGCGCCTCGGGATGGCGGCTCGTGCGCCACATCGTCATCCCGCTGTCGCTGCCCGTGCTCTTCTCCTCGATCATCTTCAGCATCAACGGCACGTTGAAGGTCTTCGACTCCGTGCTCGCGCTCACCAGCGGCGGCCCGGGCAACACGACCACGCCGCTCACGCTGTACATGTACCAGACCTCGTTCACGTACGGCGAGTACGGCTACGGCAGCTCGATCGCCCTCATGCTCACGATCCTCTGCCTGCTCGTGACGATCTTCATCTTCCGCTCCTCGCGCCGCGACCTCACGAAGGGGTGA
- a CDS encoding carbohydrate ABC transporter permease has product MSHTTLETVARPSVRPAEPQRRNPMRWVGRIPGWLVVTLLLIAVVYPLFWLLTGSFKTQSEFLNNPTWSLPEDWTNFDNYIEAFTTGNLGVYIKNSILATLPALALTIIFGVAAGFTLEVMVWKGRGTVLLLFLAGIMVPGQMILLPLFTIYFQTGLTGTLWPLIITYTAIGLPLTVFMMATFFRGVPREIFEAATLDGASIYRMFWEIGFPMVKNAIFTVALVQFFFIWNDLLIALTFTNRDDLRTIQVGLLNFTGQFGQVQYGPTFAAVCVNVFGTLVIYLFLNQRVMKGMTSGAVKG; this is encoded by the coding sequence GTGTCCCACACCACACTCGAGACCGTCGCCCGCCCCTCGGTCCGCCCCGCCGAACCGCAGCGCCGCAACCCGATGCGCTGGGTCGGCCGCATTCCCGGCTGGCTCGTCGTCACACTCCTGCTGATCGCCGTCGTCTACCCGCTCTTCTGGCTGCTGACCGGCTCCTTCAAGACCCAGAGCGAGTTCCTGAACAACCCGACCTGGTCGCTGCCCGAGGACTGGACCAACTTCGACAACTACATCGAGGCGTTCACGACCGGAAACCTGGGCGTGTACATCAAGAACAGCATCCTCGCCACGCTCCCGGCCCTCGCGCTCACGATCATCTTCGGCGTGGCGGCGGGCTTCACACTCGAGGTCATGGTCTGGAAGGGCCGCGGAACCGTGCTGCTGCTCTTCCTCGCCGGCATCATGGTGCCCGGTCAGATGATCCTGCTCCCGCTGTTCACGATCTACTTCCAGACCGGCCTCACCGGGACGCTCTGGCCGCTCATCATCACCTACACCGCCATCGGTCTTCCGCTCACCGTGTTCATGATGGCCACGTTCTTCCGCGGTGTCCCGCGCGAGATCTTCGAGGCCGCAACGTTGGACGGTGCGAGCATCTATCGGATGTTCTGGGAGATCGGGTTCCCGATGGTGAAGAACGCCATCTTCACGGTCGCACTCGTGCAGTTCTTCTTCATCTGGAACGACCTGCTCATCGCCCTCACGTTCACCAACCGCGACGACCTGCGCACCATCCAGGTCGGCCTGCTCAACTTCACCGGCCAGTTCGGCCAGGTGCAGTACGGCCCGACGTTCGCCGCGGTGTGCGTCAACGTCTTCGGCACCCTCGTCATCTACCTGTTCCTCAACCAGCGGGTCATGAAGGGCATGACCTCCGGGGCGGTGAAGGGGTGA
- a CDS encoding alpha-L-rhamnosidase: MKVLDLRVEHVAEPLGIGIPTPRLSWRLETGAQLAYEAEAVAPDGRTELVRVDSGDVLLRPWPFAPLGSRDAVRVRVRALVDGQADFGPWSTPLRVEAGLLDPSDWQVDWASPSTEAPHDGPRPAHLLRAEFALAGGIRSARLYVTGHGVYDLEVNGVAPTDELLAPGWSSYRHRLRYRTLDLAEQLVPGRNAIGVHLADGWYRGRIGFNGGLWDEYGTDVAVLAQLEIHDDSGRRIVPLDWRSAESAITSTGLYEGERHDARLESPGWSAPGFDDAGWRPATRIPREAFSAALEAPSGPPVRVVETIHPTLVRRADDGTLLLDVGQNITGKVRLTATAAAGTTVRIRHAEVLEHGGLATRPLRSATSVDEYTFADGERVTWTPRFTIHGFRYVEISGLPDLAVEDVEALVVHSDMRRTGWFETEHPLLDRFHDNVVWSMRDNFVDLPTDCPQRDERLGWTGDIQVFAPTAAYLYDASGVLGNWLRDLAAEQSEFGTVPNFVPWIDCGFPSDPAAVWGDAAVIVPWTLYRRTGDTGVLRDQFESMGAWVDQVFTLTDGTGHWSRGFQLGDWLDPAAPPERPGDSKTDPYLVATAYLAHSARIVRDAAAVLGEHAAEHRFAAVHDAALDAFRRHYVAPSGRIVSDTVTAVAIAIAFDLLEDDAQREAAGARLAELVAAGDYLIQTGFAGTPIVCDALATTGHLDDAYHLLLQSEAPSWLYAVTMGATTVWERWDSMLPDGSVNPGEMTSFNHYALGAVADFLHRVVGGLEAAEPGYRRVRIAPRPGGGLQRAAARHDSAFGTISSSWVREGERMSLSVVVPPGVTADVVLPDAGGTTTTVGEGRHEFTISHRAPADDPSRPRRWNIHNPEERLQMIEAGAL; this comes from the coding sequence GTGAAGGTCCTCGACCTGCGCGTCGAACACGTCGCCGAGCCCCTCGGCATCGGCATTCCGACGCCGCGTCTCAGTTGGCGGCTCGAAACTGGCGCCCAGCTCGCCTACGAGGCCGAGGCCGTCGCCCCCGACGGCCGCACCGAGCTCGTGCGCGTCGATAGCGGCGACGTACTGCTCCGGCCGTGGCCGTTCGCGCCGCTCGGCTCGCGCGACGCCGTGCGGGTACGCGTGCGCGCCCTCGTCGACGGGCAGGCGGACTTCGGCCCGTGGAGCACGCCGCTGCGCGTCGAGGCCGGCCTGCTCGACCCGTCGGATTGGCAGGTCGACTGGGCCTCGCCCTCGACCGAGGCACCGCACGACGGCCCGCGCCCCGCGCACCTCCTCCGCGCCGAGTTCGCGTTGGCGGGCGGCATCCGCTCGGCCCGCCTCTACGTGACGGGGCACGGCGTCTACGACCTCGAGGTGAACGGCGTCGCCCCGACCGACGAACTGCTCGCACCCGGGTGGAGCTCGTATCGGCACCGCCTGCGCTATCGCACGCTCGACCTCGCCGAGCAGCTCGTTCCCGGGCGCAATGCGATCGGCGTACACCTCGCCGACGGCTGGTACCGGGGCCGCATCGGGTTCAACGGCGGACTCTGGGACGAGTACGGCACGGATGTCGCGGTGCTCGCGCAACTCGAGATCCACGACGACTCGGGCCGACGCATCGTTCCGCTCGACTGGCGCTCAGCCGAGAGCGCGATCACTTCGACCGGCCTCTACGAGGGCGAGCGGCACGATGCGCGCCTCGAGTCGCCAGGATGGTCGGCGCCGGGCTTCGACGATGCCGGTTGGCGTCCCGCGACCCGAATTCCACGGGAGGCGTTCTCCGCAGCGCTCGAGGCGCCGAGCGGACCGCCCGTGCGGGTCGTGGAGACGATCCACCCGACGCTCGTGCGGCGCGCAGACGACGGGACGCTGCTGCTCGACGTCGGCCAGAACATCACCGGCAAGGTGCGTCTCACCGCCACGGCGGCCGCCGGCACCACCGTGCGCATCCGCCACGCCGAGGTGCTCGAGCACGGCGGACTGGCCACCCGGCCGCTGCGCTCGGCGACCTCGGTCGATGAGTACACCTTCGCCGACGGCGAGCGGGTGACCTGGACTCCGCGGTTCACGATCCACGGATTCCGCTACGTCGAGATCAGCGGTCTGCCCGACCTCGCGGTCGAGGACGTCGAGGCGCTCGTCGTGCACTCCGACATGCGCCGCACCGGCTGGTTCGAGACCGAGCATCCGCTGCTCGATCGGTTCCACGACAACGTGGTCTGGAGCATGCGTGACAACTTCGTCGACCTGCCCACCGATTGTCCGCAGCGCGACGAACGGCTCGGGTGGACCGGCGACATCCAGGTGTTCGCCCCCACCGCGGCCTACCTCTACGACGCATCGGGGGTGCTCGGCAACTGGCTCCGCGACCTCGCGGCCGAGCAGTCCGAGTTCGGCACCGTGCCGAACTTCGTGCCGTGGATCGACTGCGGATTCCCGAGCGACCCCGCGGCCGTCTGGGGCGACGCCGCGGTGATCGTGCCCTGGACGCTCTACCGGCGAACCGGCGACACCGGCGTGCTTCGCGACCAGTTCGAGAGCATGGGGGCCTGGGTCGACCAGGTCTTCACCCTGACAGACGGCACGGGGCACTGGAGCCGGGGCTTCCAGCTCGGCGACTGGCTCGACCCGGCGGCGCCGCCCGAACGGCCCGGCGACTCGAAGACCGACCCCTACCTCGTCGCGACGGCGTACCTCGCCCACTCCGCGCGAATCGTGCGCGACGCCGCCGCGGTCCTCGGCGAGCACGCTGCGGAGCATCGGTTCGCCGCCGTCCACGACGCCGCGCTCGACGCGTTCCGTCGCCACTACGTCGCACCCTCGGGCCGGATCGTGAGCGACACCGTCACCGCGGTCGCGATCGCGATCGCGTTCGACCTCCTCGAGGACGACGCGCAGCGCGAGGCCGCCGGAGCACGGCTGGCCGAGCTCGTCGCCGCCGGCGACTACCTGATCCAGACGGGCTTCGCCGGCACCCCGATCGTCTGCGATGCGCTCGCGACGACGGGGCATCTCGACGACGCCTACCACCTCCTGCTGCAGAGCGAGGCGCCGTCGTGGCTCTACGCCGTGACGATGGGTGCGACCACCGTCTGGGAACGCTGGGACAGCATGCTGCCCGACGGCAGCGTGAACCCGGGTGAGATGACCTCGTTCAACCACTACGCGCTCGGTGCGGTCGCCGACTTCCTGCACCGCGTCGTCGGCGGGCTCGAGGCAGCCGAGCCCGGCTACCGTCGGGTGCGCATCGCCCCGCGCCCGGGCGGCGGGCTCCAGCGGGCCGCAGCCAGACACGACAGCGCATTCGGCACGATCTCGAGTTCGTGGGTTCGCGAAGGCGAGCGGATGTCGCTGAGCGTCGTCGTGCCGCCGGGCGTGACGGCCGACGTGGTGCTGCCCGACGCCGGCGGGACCACCACGACCGTCGGCGAGGGACGCCACGAGTTCACGATCTCGCACCGCGCCCCGGCCGACGATCCCTCACGCCCGCGCAGATGGAACATCCACAACCCCGAGGAGCGGCTCCAGATGATCGAGGCAGGTGCGCTGTGA